In the Dioscorea cayenensis subsp. rotundata cultivar TDr96_F1 chromosome 12, TDr96_F1_v2_PseudoChromosome.rev07_lg8_w22 25.fasta, whole genome shotgun sequence genome, one interval contains:
- the LOC120273841 gene encoding probable serine/threonine-protein kinase PBL2 isoform X1 → MGNFCFKHSNSSADHHSSSLSSKNPLPFSNTSGSTNSSKITSNFSIVSSTSSLPSDASVIIGLKSFTLNDLKNATRNFRAETLLGEGGFGCVFKGWIDENTLLPTRPGDGIVVAIKKLKRESFQGHKEWLAEVTYLGQLHHENLVKLIGYCSEGNNRLLVYEYMQRGSLENHLFKRGVQPIPWTTRVSIATDVARGICFLHNLEIQVIFRDLKASNVLLDLDFNAKLSDFGLARDGPTDGKSHVSTKVIGTRGYAAPEYIATGRLNVKSDIYSFGVVMLELLSGRRAVDANRGPSEEMLVDWAKPFLMNRRKMFRIMDIRLEGQYSKIGAQTLATLAMECVSPEARNRPDIVQVLSILQQVQTYK, encoded by the exons ATGGGCAACTTTTGTTTCAAGCATTCCAATTCCTCTGCTGATCATCATTCATCCTCTTTATCTTCAA AGAATCCACTTCCTTTTTCTAACACCTCTGGTtcaacaaattcaagcaaaataaCTTCTAATTTCAGTATTGTTAGTTCGACGTCATCGTTGCCAAGTGATGCATCAGTTATAATTGGGTTGAAATCATTCACTTTGAATGATCTCAAGAATGCAACTAGAAACTTCAGAGCTGAAACTTTGCTTGGTGAGGGAGGATTCGGTTGCGTCTTCAAAGGGTGGATCGATGAAAACACGCTCCTTCCAACAAGACCCGGAGATGGCATTGTCGTCGCCATCAAGAAACTCAAAAGAGAAAGCTTTCAAGGGCACAAGGAATGGCTT GCAGAAGTTACTTATTTGGGGCAGCTTCATCATGAAAATCTCGTGAAACTCATCGGTTACTGCTCCGAGGGCAATAATCGGCTTTTAGTCTACGAATACATGCAAAGAGGCAGCTTAGAAAACCATTTATTCAAAA GAGGTGTTCAGCCAATTCCATGGACAACAAGAGTTAGCATTGCAACCGATGTAGCTCGAGGAATTTGTTTCTTGCATAACTTAGAAATCCAAGTAATATTTCGAGATTTAAAAGCTTCGAATGTCCTTCTCGACTTG GACTTCAATGCGAAACTCTCAGATTTCGGTCTAGCTAGAGACGGTCCGACTGACGGTAAGTCTCATGTTTCGACAAAAGTAATTGGAACCCGCGGTTATGCTGCTCCAGAATACATTGCAACAG GCCGGCTTAATGTGAAGAGCGATATATACAGTTTCGGCGTTGTAATGCTAGAGTTATTATCCGGAAGAAGAGCTGTCGATGCGAATAGAGGACCGTCGGAGGAGATGCTTGTCGATTGGGCGAAGCCGTTTTTGATGAATAGAAGGAAAATGTTTAGAATCATGGATATAAGATTGGAAGGTCAATACTCAAAGATTGGAGCTCAAACTCTTGCTACATTAGCAATGGAGTGTGTGAGTCCAGAGGCTAGAAATAGGCCTGATATAGTTCAAGTTCTTTCTATACTACAACAAGTTCAAACTTATAAATAG
- the LOC120273841 gene encoding probable serine/threonine-protein kinase PBL2 isoform X2, whose amino-acid sequence MGNFCFKHSNSSADHHSSSLSSKNPLPFSNTSGSTNSSKITSNFSIVSSTSSLPSDASVIIGLKSFTLNDLKNATRNFRAETLLGEGGFGCVFKGWIDENTLLPTRPGDGIVVAIKKLKRESFQGHKEWLAEVTYLGQLHHENLVKLIGYCSEGNNRLLVYEYMQRGSLENHLFKSVQPIPWTTRVSIATDVARGICFLHNLEIQVIFRDLKASNVLLDLDFNAKLSDFGLARDGPTDGKSHVSTKVIGTRGYAAPEYIATGRLNVKSDIYSFGVVMLELLSGRRAVDANRGPSEEMLVDWAKPFLMNRRKMFRIMDIRLEGQYSKIGAQTLATLAMECVSPEARNRPDIVQVLSILQQVQTYK is encoded by the exons ATGGGCAACTTTTGTTTCAAGCATTCCAATTCCTCTGCTGATCATCATTCATCCTCTTTATCTTCAA AGAATCCACTTCCTTTTTCTAACACCTCTGGTtcaacaaattcaagcaaaataaCTTCTAATTTCAGTATTGTTAGTTCGACGTCATCGTTGCCAAGTGATGCATCAGTTATAATTGGGTTGAAATCATTCACTTTGAATGATCTCAAGAATGCAACTAGAAACTTCAGAGCTGAAACTTTGCTTGGTGAGGGAGGATTCGGTTGCGTCTTCAAAGGGTGGATCGATGAAAACACGCTCCTTCCAACAAGACCCGGAGATGGCATTGTCGTCGCCATCAAGAAACTCAAAAGAGAAAGCTTTCAAGGGCACAAGGAATGGCTT GCAGAAGTTACTTATTTGGGGCAGCTTCATCATGAAAATCTCGTGAAACTCATCGGTTACTGCTCCGAGGGCAATAATCGGCTTTTAGTCTACGAATACATGCAAAGAGGCAGCTTAGAAAACCATTTATTCAAAA GTGTTCAGCCAATTCCATGGACAACAAGAGTTAGCATTGCAACCGATGTAGCTCGAGGAATTTGTTTCTTGCATAACTTAGAAATCCAAGTAATATTTCGAGATTTAAAAGCTTCGAATGTCCTTCTCGACTTG GACTTCAATGCGAAACTCTCAGATTTCGGTCTAGCTAGAGACGGTCCGACTGACGGTAAGTCTCATGTTTCGACAAAAGTAATTGGAACCCGCGGTTATGCTGCTCCAGAATACATTGCAACAG GCCGGCTTAATGTGAAGAGCGATATATACAGTTTCGGCGTTGTAATGCTAGAGTTATTATCCGGAAGAAGAGCTGTCGATGCGAATAGAGGACCGTCGGAGGAGATGCTTGTCGATTGGGCGAAGCCGTTTTTGATGAATAGAAGGAAAATGTTTAGAATCATGGATATAAGATTGGAAGGTCAATACTCAAAGATTGGAGCTCAAACTCTTGCTACATTAGCAATGGAGTGTGTGAGTCCAGAGGCTAGAAATAGGCCTGATATAGTTCAAGTTCTTTCTATACTACAACAAGTTCAAACTTATAAATAG